Proteins co-encoded in one Cytobacillus sp. NJ13 genomic window:
- a CDS encoding aspartate kinase codes for MKVVKFGGSSLASGKQLEKVFNIVNADPERKIIVVSAPGKRFSADNKVTDLLIACAEKRIQGEAADDLAEAVLDRYGQIADELELGLDIKDIIREDLFTRLSSDTDDPEVFMDLIKASGEDNNAKLVAAYFQQQGVEARYVNPKEAGLLVSPEPGNAQVLPEAYENLYSLREQHGIIIFPGFFGYSRDGQVFTFSRSGSDVTGSILAGAAKADLYENFTDVDAVYSVNPFIVERPKEIKELTYREMRELSYAGFTVLHDEALVPAFRAGIPVQIKNTNNPSAPGTRIVNERDNTNGPVIGIASDQGFCSIYVGKYLMNREVGFGRKLLTILEEYGLSYEHTPSGIDDISIILRENQFTDGMEEEILSRIQHELHADEVKIQHSLSLIMVVGEGMRQNIGTMARASKALAKAKVNMEMINQGSSEVSMMFGVQAVDEKRAVQALYNEFFAAVAVV; via the coding sequence TAAATGCTGATCCAGAGCGGAAGATAATAGTCGTCTCGGCTCCTGGAAAGCGATTTTCAGCAGATAATAAGGTTACTGATTTATTAATCGCGTGTGCAGAGAAACGGATTCAGGGGGAAGCAGCAGATGACTTGGCTGAAGCTGTATTGGATCGGTATGGCCAAATAGCTGATGAATTGGAGCTGGGTCTGGACATTAAAGATATCATTAGGGAGGATCTTTTTACAAGGCTCTCCAGCGATACAGATGATCCTGAAGTTTTTATGGATCTGATCAAGGCGAGCGGCGAGGATAATAACGCTAAGCTTGTTGCAGCTTATTTTCAGCAGCAGGGAGTGGAAGCAAGGTATGTGAACCCGAAAGAAGCGGGATTGCTCGTAAGCCCAGAGCCCGGAAATGCACAGGTCCTTCCTGAGGCATATGAGAATCTATATTCCTTAAGGGAACAGCACGGGATTATCATTTTTCCAGGCTTCTTTGGATATAGCAGGGATGGGCAGGTGTTCACATTTTCAAGAAGCGGATCGGATGTGACAGGTTCCATTTTGGCTGGGGCAGCCAAAGCGGATTTGTATGAAAACTTTACAGATGTGGATGCTGTATATTCGGTAAATCCATTTATTGTGGAAAGGCCTAAAGAAATCAAGGAACTGACATACCGAGAAATGCGGGAGCTTTCCTATGCAGGTTTTACAGTCCTGCATGATGAAGCACTTGTGCCGGCATTCAGGGCTGGAATTCCTGTGCAGATTAAAAATACGAATAATCCATCTGCTCCTGGCACCAGGATTGTGAACGAGCGCGATAATACAAACGGACCTGTGATCGGGATTGCAAGTGATCAGGGATTCTGCAGCATATACGTCGGCAAATACTTAATGAACAGGGAAGTCGGCTTCGGGAGGAAGCTGCTGACCATTTTGGAAGAGTATGGCCTCAGCTATGAGCATACGCCGTCAGGAATTGATGACATCTCCATTATTCTTCGTGAAAACCAATTTACTGATGGTATGGAGGAAGAAATACTTAGCCGCATTCAACATGAACTTCACGCAGATGAGGTGAAAATCCAGCACAGCCTGTCGCTTATCATGGTGGTTGGTGAAGGGATGCGCCAAAATATCGGAACAATGGCCCGCGCCTCCAAAGCCCTCGCTAAAGCGAAAGTAAATATGGAAATGATCAATCAGGGCTCATCTGAAGTGAGCATGATGTTTGGCGTACAGGCAGTGGATGAAAAACGCGCGGTACAGGCGCTTTACAATGAGTTCTTTGCTGCGGTAGCAGTGGTGTGA